The following nucleotide sequence is from Psychroserpens sp. Hel_I_66.
ATATGAAGGTTGGATTGACAACAAACAATATTTTGAAATTACTGAGGATGTCTATAAGAAAATCAAGCTTGAAGAACATGTACTATCTACAGATTTAGTTGAGTATATTCAAGATTACGATCATAATTTATATACCATTCCCATTGGGTCCTCATTAAATGGATTATCTGTTTTAAATCATTCTTTTGATGGTCATTCAAGAACTTTGAAAAATGACAAATCCAACCTTATTAAAACTGCTTTTATTTATCTAAACTCACCTTATCTTTGGGGAGGAAAAACACCTTTTGGCATTGACTGTTCTGGTTTTACCCAAATGGTTTATAAATTAAATGGTTATAAACTTTTAAGAGATGCTTCCCAACAAGCCACTCAAGGTCAAGCCTTAAGTTTTATAGAAGAAAGTGAACCTGGAGATTTAGCATTTTTTGATAACAATGAAGGAAATATTACTCACGTAGGCATCATTATGGAAGACAATTACATCATACACGCCCACGGAAAAGTGAGAATTGATAGATTAGACCATTCTGGAATCTATAATGTAGACAGTAAATTACATACCCATAAATTAAGGGTCATAAAAAAAATCATATAAAAAAAGCGTCCAAATAATTATTTGGACGCTTTTTTTTTTGATTACTAATCTATTTAATTTCCAGCTTGCAGCTCTTCAACTTTAGCTTTCATAGCCTTAAACTTTTCAGTTTGTGCAGTAGCACTATAGATGTTCATTAACGTTTGTGCAGCTTGAATATCTTTTGGCTTCATCTTCAAAGTTGTTTCCAAATAAGGTATTGCCTGTTCATATATACTTGTACGCTCTGCTCTTAACTCGTCATAACGCTTGTTATCTGCGCTAGAAGTACCAAGAGAATTCATTTCTTCAACTATAGCACTTTCATTGCTTAATATCAATACCGCCATATTATTGTAAGCATCTGTATAAGATGGATCTAATTCAATTGCTCTTTCATAATATTTTTTTGCAGATTCTCTTTCACCTGCTTCTGCTGCGATTACCCCTAAGTTATATTGTAACTCTGCATTATTAGGGTCTTTTGATGTAGCTTCTTTCATTAGCTCTTTAAAACGGTCTTTATTTCCCATTTTAAGCTGAACATTTGCTTCGGAAATCAATAATCCCAAATCATCTGGATTTTGATCTCTCGCAACTTTCATTGCTTCCAGTGCTTTTTCATCATCTCCATTATTTAAATGAATCAAAGCTATATTCTTTACAATCTCTGCAGACTTAGATTCTGTTTTTTTGTCTTTTGGAGCAGTATGCGTTCCAGCCCTTACAGATATGTCTCTTAAAGATTTGCTATCAAAAGTTTCTGTTTCACCAGTTTCTTTGTTAACCGCTGTATATTCCGTACCAATACCTTTAAAACCTAAATCCCTTAATTCTTCATAATATTTCAATGAAGTATTATAATCTTGGCCTGTAACAGCTGTCGATGCAGCATAATAAAGATATAAAGTATCTTTTGGAGACATACGGTACGCTCTATTAAACCCAGCAGATGATAATGCATAATCCTTACTTTGCAAAGCAGCATTCGCTTTGGTAAGTGAACTATTAAGCATTTGAGATTTTAATTCTTCAACTGAAGATCCATATTTACCTTTACCAGACCCTTCAATTTCTTGAACCATATTGAAACTTTTTATAGCTTCATCAATATCTGTACTAGAGCCAGTACCATTTGCATACAAGGCTTGTCCCTTTACATAATAAAATTTTGCTTTTAATTTGTCATCTGCATTGGCAATTAAAGGTTCTGCAGCGTTTATTGCCGATTTAGCATCAGCAAAATTACCAGATTTAATTGCTTTTTCAGCTGTTTTAAGCTCACTCTTTTGTGCAAAAGAAAATGTACTTACTAACAGTGCAAGAGCAACTATAAATTGTTTTTTCATTATTAGTTATTTTTAGTGTTAATATTAATTATTCTTCTTCGTTAGAATCAAGAGTTGTGCCATTTTCATTTACATCCTCTATTTCAGAAGCAACATCTTCAATTTCTTCTTCATCCTCTTTCATCACTTTTGCAACTGCAGCGATAGAATCACTTCCTTTAAGATTAATAAGTCTTACACCTTGAGTTGCTCTTCCCATTACCCTTAAATCTGCCACTGCCATTCTAATTGCGATACCAGATCTATTGATAATCATAAGATCATCATCATCTGTTACTGTTTTGATAGCAACCAAATGTCCGGTTTTTTCTGTTACAGAAATTGTTTTCACTCCTTTTCCGCCACGATTCGTAATTCTATAAATTGCTTCTCCATCTTCTGGATCATCGATATAGCTTCGTTTTCCGTAGCCTTTTTCAGAAACAACTAAAACAGATTCTTCTTGAGGATTCTCAATAGCTATCATTCCAATCACTTCATCTTTATCATTTGCCAAACGAATACCTCTTACACCAGAGGCATTTCTTCCCATTGGTCTTGTTTTTTCCTCTTCAAATCTAATAGCCTTACCAGATTTAAGTGCTAACATCACCTGGCTGTTTCCAGTGGTTAATTTTGCTTCTAGCAATTCATCATCCTCCTTGATTGTAATAGCATTTATACCATTTGTACGAGGTCTTGAATATTGCTCTAAAGCTGTTTTCTTAACTTGACCTTTTTTGGTTGCCATTATGACATAATGACTATTTATATAATCTTCATCTTTTAAATCCTGAGTACAAATGAAAGCCATGACCTTATCGTCTTGCTCAATATTGATCAAGTTTTGAATGGCTCTACCCTTAGAGGTTTTACTACCTTCTGGTATTTCGTAGACTCGCATCCAAAAGCATTTTCCTTTTTGGGTAAAGAATAGCATGTATTGGTGATTGGTTCCAACAAATAAATGTTCTAAGAAATCTTCATTACGGGTTGTTGATGCTTTTTGCCCAACACCTCCTCTATTTTGTGTTTTATATTCGGTAAGTGAAGTTCTTTTGATGTAACCTGCGTGAGAAATGGTAATCACCACTTGCTCATCTGGAATCATATCTTCAATACTTAAATCACCACCTGCATATTCTATTTGTGAACGACGCTCATCACCATATTTATCTTTGATTACTTGAAGTTCTTCTTTTATAATCTCATAACGACGATCCTTTTTATCAAGAATATCCTTTAAATCTTCAATTGTTTTCATCAACTCGTCATATTCTGAACGTAATTTATCTTGTTCTAATCCTGTGAGTTGACGTAATCGCATTTCAACGATTGCCTTGGCTTGTATTTCTGAAAGTTTAAATCGCTCAATTAATTTTTCACGTGCCTCATCTGCATTTGATGATGCCCTAATAAGCGCGATTACTTCATCAATATTATCTGAAGCTATAATTAAACCTTCAAGAATATGAGCTCTTTCTTCCGCTTTGCGTAATTCGTATTTTGTTCGTCTAACAACAACTTCGTGCCTGTGCTCTACAAAGTAATGAATCATTTGTTTGAGATTCAATAACTCTGGACGACCTTTGACTAAGGCAATATTATTTACACTAAAAGACGATTGTAATGCTGTATATTTATACAACATATTTAATACGATGTTTGGTATGGCGTCACGTTTTAAAACGTAAACAATACGCATTCCGTTTCTATCAGATTCGTCTCTAATAAGGGAGATACCTTCAATTTTTTTATCATTAACCAAATCGGCAGTCTTTTTAATCATGTCTGCCTTATTGACTTGGTATGGAATTTCGGTAACAATAATACTTTCCTTTCCTTGAACTTCTTCTATTCTAGCTTTACCTCTAATAACGATACGACCTCTTCCAGTCTTAAAAGCCTCACGAACGCCATCATAACCATAAATAGTTCCTCCAGTTGGAAAATCTGGCGCTTTTACATGTTGAATTAGCTCATCAATTTCAATATCGTTATTTTCAATGTAAGCAATTGTACCGTCGATAACTTCAGATAAATTGTGTGGAGGCATATTAGTAGCCATACCAACCGCAATACCAGAGGCTCCATTAACTAATAGTCCAGGAATTCTTGTTGGTAAAACCGTAGGTTCCTGTAATGTATCATCAAAATTCAACTTATGGTCTACAGTTTCTTTATCAATATCCGCAAGCATTTCTTCGGAAATCTTCTTCATTCTTGCTTCCGTATAACGCATTGCAGCAGGACTGTCTCCATCAATAGAACCAAAGTTCCCTTGACCATCAACAAGCATGTAACGTAAACTCCATTCTTGAGCCATACGCACCATTGCATCATAAACAGAGGTATCACCATGAGGGTGGTACTTACCTAAAACCTCACCAACGATTCTTGCAGATTTTTTATGAGCAGTATTTGATCTCACACCAAGTTCATGCATTCCAAATAGTACGCGTCTGTGAACCGGTTTCAAACCATCTCTCACATCTGGCAATGCACGTGACACAATGACCGACATTGAATAATCAATGTAGGCAGATTTCATTTCATCCTCAATGTTTATAGGGATCAATTTCTCTCCTTCTTCCATATATTATATAAATTAGATTTTTGTAGGTTTTCAAATCAGGCTAAGATAACGATTTTCATAGTGTTTAAGCGTCATTTCAAGGCGAAATTTAGAACTTTTTATTAACAAAATAGAACTCAATTTTTAATAAGTATTTTGCCAAATACTTTGATTTTGTAAAGTTTTTTCACTCTATTAGTAGCGCTACTGTATTTAAGGAACAGTTTTTGCATTTTTATATTTAGATTTTATTATTTTTAAAGCAGAAAGAGTTTACTATGGACGATAATTTTTCCCCAAGAGTTAAAGATGTAATTGCTTACAGCAAAGAAGAAGCATTGCGATTAGGTCACGATTTTATAGGTACCGAACATTTAATGTTGGGTCTACTTCGTGATGGTAATGGCAAAGCTATTGATATATTAAATGCACTGGATGTTGACCTTAATCATTTAAGACGTAAGGTTGAAATTCTAAGTCCTGCAAATCCAAATATTACAATTTCTTCTAACGAAAAAAAGAACTTACACCTTACCAGACAAGCAGAGAGAGCTCTAAAAACAACATTTTTAGAAGCTAAATTGTTTCAAAGCACTTCAATAAGCACAGCACACTTATTGTTGTGTATTTTAAGAAATGAGAATGACCCTACAACTAAACTTTTAAATAAGTTAAAGATAGATTACGACAATGTAAAAGAACAATTCAAATTTATGATTACAAACGACGATGATTATTTAGATATCCCAAAAAGTGAATCATTCTCAGATGATGAACCAAATCAAGAGGACGAATCAAAAGAAAATCCTTTTGGCCAAACAACTGGTAAGTCAACAAAAAAATCTAAAACTCCTGTTTTGGATAATTTCGGAAGAGATCTCACCGTAATGGCAGAAGAAGGGAAACTTGATCCTGTAGTAGGAAGAGAAAAAGAGATACAGCGTGTTTCTCAAATTTTGAGTCGTCGTAAAAAGAATAATCCATTATTAATTGGAGAACCAGGTGTTGGTAAATCTGCAATTGCTGAAGGTTTAGCACTTAGAATCGTAAAGAGAAAAGTATCTAGAATATTATTCAACAAAAGAGTAGTTACCTTAGATTTAGCAAGTTTGGTTGCTGGCACAAAATACCGTGGCCAATTTGAAGAGCGAATGAAAGCGGTCATGAACGAATTAGAGAAAAATGACGATATCATTCTTTTTATTGATGAGATTCATACCATCGTTGGTGCTGGAGGAGCAACAGGAAGTTTAGACGCTTCAAATATGTTCAAACCAGCTTTGGCAAGAGGAGAAATACAATGCATTGGAGCAACAACTTTAGATGAATATAGACAGTATATTGAAAAAGATGGTGCCTTAGAGCGACGTTTCCAAAAGGTCATTGTTGAGCCAACTACGGTTGAAGAAACCATAGAAATCTTGAATAACATAAAAGGCAAATATGAAGAGCACCACAATGTTGATTATACAGATGAAGCTATTGAAGCGTGTGTAAAATTAACTAATAGGTATATGACCGAACGTTTTTTACCAGACAAAGCCATAGATGCTTTAGATGAAGCTGGCTCTCGTGTTCATATTACAAATATTGAGGTGCCTAAACAAATTCTTGAACTCGAACAAAAATTAGAAGAAGTCAAGGAAACCAAAAATACAGTTGTCAAAAAACAGAAATATGAAGAAGCTGCCAAACTAAGGGATGACGAAAAACGTCTCGAAAAAGAATTAGCAGTTGCTCAAGAAAAATGGGAAGAAGAAACCAAGCAACATAGAGAAATCGTAACTGAAGACAATGTTGCAGATGTCGTTTCTATGATGACAGGAATTCCTGTAAATAGAATAGCACAAACCGAAATCAACAAACTTGCAGAATTACCAAATTTAATAAAAGGTAAAGTCATAGGTCAAGATGAAGCGGTTTCTAAAGTGGTTAAAGCCATTCAACGTAATCGTGCTGGACTTAAAGATCCTAATAAGCCAATTGGTTCATTTATATTTTTAGGTCAAACAGGAGTGGGTAAAACTCAATTGGCAAAAGTTTTAGCTCGTGAGTTATTTGATAGCGAAGAAGCATTGGTTAGAATTGACATGAGTGAGTACATGGAGAAATTTGCGATCTCAAGATTAATTGGTGCTCCTCCAGGATATGTTGGTTACGAAGAAGGTGGTCAATTAACCGAGAAAGTAAGACGTAAGCCATATGCTGTAATTCTTCTTGATGAGATAGAGAAAGCGCATCCAGATGTGTTTAATATGCTATTGCAAGTTTTAGATGACGGTTATTTAACCGATAGTCTTGGACGTAAAATAGATTTTAGAAACACCATCATTATTATGACCTCAAATATTGGAGCTCGTAAACTTAAGGATTTTGGTCAAGGTGTAGGATTTGGCACATCAGCTAGATCTGCCCAAGCAAATGATAATACAAGAAGTATTATTGAAAATGCATTGAAAAAAGCCTTTGCACCAGAATTTTTAAATAGAATTGACGATGTAATGGTATTTAATGCTTTAGAGAAAGAAGATATTGGCAAGATTATAGACATAGAATTGGCTCATCTTATCAAAAGAATAAAGCTTATCGGCTATGATTTAAAATTGAGCAAAAAAGCAAAAGACTATATCGCTGAAAAAGGTTTTGATAAAGACTATGGAGCGAGACCTCTTAAGAGAGCAATCCAAAAATATATTGAAGATGCCTTAGCAGAAGAAATCATAACATCACAGCTGCAAGCAGGAGATACCATACATATGGATTTAGACACTAAATTAGACGAATTGACCATTAAAATTGAAAAGTCTGAATCTAAGACAGAATCATGATTTAAATAACCTCATTATAAAGAGCCTCTAATTTTAGAGGCTTTTTTTTGTTTGAATACGTAAAGTTGACTAACTTTAGAGTATGACAGATCGCATACAGCTAGATTTTTGCATTATCCATGTCTATGAGAATTATATGATTGTTACTGTAGATACAGGTGTTCATATAACTTCCCAACATAACAAAATACTCACCGAAATAGCTACATCTCATTTTATAAACACAAGATTTGTTTACATAACCCATAGAGTTAATTCTTACTCGGTAGATCCAGCAGTATATAAGGAAGTCTCAAAAATTGATAATCTGGCAGGCTTTTGCGTGGTTTCTAAAAACTTTATGGCTAAGAGTACCGCTCAAATAGAAAGACTCTTTTTGGATAAGCCATTTGAGATTTTTGATGGATTGACCGAAGCTATCTCTTGGGCAAAAAGTATCTCCAAATAAAATTTTCATTTCTTCGGAAATTTTAACATCCACCACATTTTATAATTAAGTCGACAGTATTTAGGGGAAATACCATTTCACATCAATGGATCTTCAAAAGAATACCCTTTGGTATTTCATTGGGAAATTTGTCATCCAGGCACATTTCAGTATAAAAAAATATAAACAAAAAAAAGGCAGCTATAAATAGCTGCCTTTAATATATACCCTTAGGGAAAATCCCTAATTATTTATCAATTACTTTTTACCAGAAGATACAATCTTCTTAGTAACAGAACCTTGACTTGTAGTTAACTTCACATAGAACATTTGACTTGAGTATCTAGATAAATCAAACGTTGATGTACCGTTAGATCCTGTAACATAGTTCTTGTTAGTTTCGCTAAAGACTTGTAAACCTTTAGTATCAAATAACTCGATAGTTACATCTGTATCAAACTCAAATGTGTAAGCAATGTTTACTTCATTATCAAATGGTACTGGGTAAGCAGTAAAATCTACAATAATATCTTCTTTCACATTATTTGCTTCAGTTGACATTCTTGCAATAGATTTGATGTTGTCGTTAGGTACAACATTCACTCCATCATTTGAAGATCTAAAGAATATATCATTATCAATTACCCAAGTATAAACTACATCACAAGTTGATTCATTGTCACAACTATCTGTAACTGTAAATGTTCTTGTTTTAGTGTATTCGGTAAAATCCAATCCTACAAATCCACAATCTACAAATATTGAATCACAGATACTGTTATCAATTGTCCAAGTTGAAGGATCACAATCTGGTGCATTATCCACTGATGGAGAATAGAACACTTCTACACCTTGACCTGAAGCATCTAATACTCCAAGGTACTCAGTCGTTGTCCATCTCAGATTTGCTGAATCATATTCAAGGGTGTATGAATTATTTGGTAACTCAGTACTGTACCCTATTCCATAAATCGCAAATCCGTCGTCATCAAAACCAGTTCTTTCAAAATCAAGAACAGCGAATATAGTACCATTTGTAATACAACCGATACTTATATTAGTTGACTCTCCAAAGAATTGCTCTGAGCTGTCAACATCTGTATAAGTTGAAGTTACACCATCACCATTATCATCTGTATAAGATACAGACTCTGCAAAGTTAGTTGGTGCTTCTAAAACTACGCCAAAGTTCACATCTTCTGGGCATTCCAATACTGGAGCTTCGTCTGTACAAGGTACAGGTATAGACCAAGTATAGGTCACATCGCAAGTCGCTGTATTATCACAACCATCGTTAGCAGTAAATGTACGTACTAAAGTAAAGTCTTCAGTAGCATTTCCACCACCTTCAAAACGAAGATCATCTAATATTATATAGTTGTTATCCGGACCAGTTGAATTGATATTAATTTGGTCAAAACCAGATGCGCTCTCGAAACCAACAAATGTTGATGTTTCTCCAACTGCGATGCTAAATGAATCTACTATAGTTCCATTATGTAAACATGATATAGTTATTTCAGCAACATCTTGTGGATTTGTAGCTACATAGAATCCTGCTCTATTAACCAAATTATCAAATGTAAAGTCAATTGAACCAAATTGAAAATCAACAGCATTCCAATTCGCCAAGCCATGAGTAGGAGAATTAAAGTAACTAGCTGGCGTATTTCCAGAATTAACAGGATGTAAGATAAAATTACCGTCAGAAGATGATATTGTAACACCTTCAGACTGATACTCTGTTCCATCAATATTTACATAAGCAGTATCATCAGAACTTTGATCATCAAAATTGATAAAAGATTCAGTTCCACTAAAGTCTGCTTCACTAGTTAACATTCTGTTTACAAATCCTCCACCCTCATTAATCACAGATGTCAATTCATCTGAGAAGTCTTGAGTTTGACCGTCTGCTTGACAGTTATCAGTGTAAGGTGCTTTATCAGCAAATCCTGTTGGTGTAGCATCTACGATACCATAGTCAACATCTTCTGGGCACTCTATTACTGGTGCAGTATCATCTACAATGATAAATGTACAAGTAAATGGTTCAGATACGTTTTCACAGTTATCTTCAACTTCAAAAGTCACTGTTAATGTTGTAGAACAATCATCTCCAGTCATACCTTTTTCTGTTACTCTGTAAGTTAACTCACTTACATCTGCACAATTATCTGTAAAACATGGTACTAAAGTACCGTTCATATCTGCGATAGTTACACCTGCTACAGACCATGAGTTATCATCTGCTGAAATTTCATCTCCTACTTCTAGAGAGATTGAAGCTTCTGCTGGACAAGTTGCACCCATTTCTGTAGTGATTGTCATAACTTCATTATCACAAGCACCTGTTGGTTGAGGAGCTGAGTCATCACCACCTTGGTAGTTTACTTTAACTAGATCTGCCATGTTGCCACAAGCATCTTTAGCTGAATACTCAAATACTCTTATCCACTCACAGTCTGTACCGTAAGTTTTCTCAATCTTAGTAACAGTTACTTCACCACAGTTATCTACATAGAGCGCTGCAATTTCTTCTTCAGTAGGCTCACCTAAATCTGAATCAATACACAAGTCTAAAGTATTTTGACCCATTGGTAATTCTCCTTCTAAAGTTGGAGCCATTGTATCTGCACCACTGTTTACGATTACTACGTTATCTGCAAAGTTATCACAAGCATCAACGATAGTATATGTATATGTTGCAGTCCAACCACAATCATCACCTACAATTACAGGCTCTAAAGGAGTCACTGTAACAGTACCACAGTTATCAGTGTATGCAGCTTCTATATCCGCTAATGCCGGAGCACCTGGATTTTCACTTAAACACTGTAACCCTGTAACACCTTCTGGTAATGTTCCTGTTAACATAGGAGCAGATTGATCACCACCGTTATAGAATACTTTAACTGGACTAGCAAAGTTTCCACAATCATCTTGGATTTCATATCTGTACATTACTGCCCAATGGCAATCATCTTCTTGAGGAGCTGAAACTGTTTTAGTAACATTTACGTTACCACAGTTATCTGCAAATAAAGCAGCAATTTCTGCTTCAGTTGGTCCCTCTGGACGATTATCAAAACATAAATCTAAATTAGATTCACCTTGAGGTAACTCTCCTACTAACATAGGTGCAGTTTCATCAATTACAGTAATTGTTTGAGTTGCTGTGATTGTTCTTCCGCAGTCATCAGTGTACGTAAAGTTTACGTTGAAAGTTCCACAACTTCCTTCGAAAGCTTCAGCTTCACCTTGAACTGATCCTGAAATATCACAAGCTTCTGTTCCTCCATTTGTATATGATAAGAATTCTGCTTCATAAGATGCTAAATCTTCACATGCAATAGATGCATCTTCGATTTCATCAAACGTTGCTGCTGGAGCTTCTTCTACTGTAATTGTTTGTGTAGCAGTAATTGTTCTATCACAATTATCTGTATACGTCCAATTAACAATAATAGTTCCACCACACTCAGTATAATCTGGCGTTGCTTCTCCTTGAATCTCTCCTGCGATTAAACACGCTTCGTTTTCAGCATTGTTTGAATAAGATAATGTACCTGCTTCAAATGAATTTGCTTCCTCACATGAGATAGTCATGTCATCTACTCCATCAAATACTGCTGCATCTGCTGGTAACACTGTAATCTCTTTCTTAGCTGTGATTGTTCTGTCACAATCATCAGTATAAGTCCAATCTACAAATAACGTTCCTCCACATTCATCGTAAGTTCCGCCAAGTTGTCCTTCTACCGATCCTTCTATCAAGCATGCCTCTGTTGAAGCTCCGTTTGTATAGGATAAAGAATCTGCTGTAAATGATGCTGCTTCCTCACATGAGATTGTCATGTTTTCCACACCCTCAAATACTGGCGCATCAGCTGGCTCAACTGTAATAGTTTTGCTAGCAGTGATTGTTCTATCACAAGCATCTGTATAAGTCCAGTTTACAGTAAGCTCTCCTCCACACTCTGTGTAAGATCCACTTAACTCTCCTGGTACCGATCCTGAGATTTCACATGCTCCAGTTCCTTCGTTAGAATAGTTTAGCAACATACCACCTCCAACTGTGAAGTTAGTTACAGATAATGTACCTGCTCCTAATATTCCATCTGTAGTTGATACTCCAAATCCTATTACATCTCCTGCAACACAATTCACAGATATAGTTCCTGAATCATTATCATCTGCTAACTCAATCGCCAATACACCATTCACATAGAATCCTGCATCATATCCAGCTCCGAAAGCATCTGTTGCGTTGAATGACCAGTCAAAGCTATAAGCTCCACTCTCTGGACAAGTTGCTGTTGCGATAACATCATCCGAAGATCCATTATCACTACCTGTAACTGTCATTAGAGTTTCAGTAATGCTTACACTACCATCTGTAGCTCCTGTATCTATAGTCCAATTTGCAGGAGCAAAATCTCCAACAAATCCTACAGTAGCAAAAGAACCTACAATTGCTGCAGCTTCATCACATGACACTGTCATGTCCTCAACCGTATCAAATTGTGCCATTGGTGCTGGCTCAACTGTAATAGTCTGGCTCGCCTCAATAGTTCTTTGACATGCATCTGTGTAAGTATAGCTTACTATGATGGTTCCTCCACACTCAGTGTAATCTGGTGTAGCCTCTCCTTGAACTTCTCCTGCGATTAGGCAAGTTTCGTTCTCTGCGTTATTAGTATAAGCCAATGTACCTGCTGCAAATGAATTAGCATCCTCACATGAAATTGTCATGTCTTCTACTTCGTCAAATACTGGTGCAATTGCTGGCTCAACTGTTACACTTTGTTGTGCTTCGATTGTGTTTCCACATACATCTGTATATGTAAAATCTACGATCAACTTACCACCACACTCTGTGTAACTTCCAGATAGCTCTCCTTGAACTTCTCCAGAGATTAAACATGATGGATTCTCTGCATCATTTGAATAGCTTAATGTACCTGCTGTAAATGATCCCGCTTCCTCACATGAGATTGTCGTGTCTTCTACTTCGTCAAATACTGGTGCATCTGCTGGTGACACAGTGATTGTTTTTCTAGCTTCGATTGTGTTTCCACAATCATCAGTATAAGTATAATCTACAAATAATGTTCCTCCACAAGCATCGTAATCTCCAGATAGTTCTCCTAGAACAGATCCTTCAATTAAACATGCTGGATTCTCTGCATTGTTAGTGTATCCTAATGGAGTCACCTCATATTGGTTTGCCAATTCACAAGTTATTGTAATATCCTGTACATCGTTAAACTCTGGTGCATCTGCTGGTAATACTGTAACCAATTTCTTAGCTGTAATTGTGTTACCACAAGCATCAGTATATGTATAGCTTACTTCAAATTCACCACCACATGCATTGTATTCTGGTGTAGCTTCTCCTTGAACTTCTCCTGCGATTAAGCACGCTTCGTTTTCAGCATTATTTGAATAAGATAATGTACCTGCTTCAAATGAACCTGCTTCCTCACATGAGATTGTCATGTCTTCTACATCGTCAAATACTGGTGCATCTGCTGGTAATACTGTAACCTCTTTCTTAGCTGAGATTGTTCTGTCACAATCGTCAGTATAAGTCCAAGTTACTGCAATAATACCTCCACACTCAGTATAATCTGGTGTAGCTTCACCTTCTACTGATCCTTCGATCAAGCATGCCTCTGTTGAAGCTCCGTTTGTATAGGATAAAGAACCTGCTGTAAATGATGCTGCTTCCTCACATGAGATTGTCATGTTTTCCACTTCCT
It contains:
- a CDS encoding C40 family peptidase encodes the protein MQYGICNLSIVPLRIEPSDSTELVSQVLYGEIFKVLEQRKNWSRIRLAFDKYEGWIDNKQYFEITEDVYKKIKLEEHVLSTDLVEYIQDYDHNLYTIPIGSSLNGLSVLNHSFDGHSRTLKNDKSNLIKTAFIYLNSPYLWGGKTPFGIDCSGFTQMVYKLNGYKLLRDASQQATQGQALSFIEESEPGDLAFFDNNEGNITHVGIIMEDNYIIHAHGKVRIDRLDHSGIYNVDSKLHTHKLRVIKKII
- a CDS encoding tetratricopeptide repeat protein, whose product is MKKQFIVALALLVSTFSFAQKSELKTAEKAIKSGNFADAKSAINAAEPLIANADDKLKAKFYYVKGQALYANGTGSSTDIDEAIKSFNMVQEIEGSGKGKYGSSVEELKSQMLNSSLTKANAALQSKDYALSSAGFNRAYRMSPKDTLYLYYAASTAVTGQDYNTSLKYYEELRDLGFKGIGTEYTAVNKETGETETFDSKSLRDISVRAGTHTAPKDKKTESKSAEIVKNIALIHLNNGDDEKALEAMKVARDQNPDDLGLLISEANVQLKMGNKDRFKELMKEATSKDPNNAELQYNLGVIAAEAGERESAKKYYERAIELDPSYTDAYNNMAVLILSNESAIVEEMNSLGTSSADNKRYDELRAERTSIYEQAIPYLETTLKMKPKDIQAAQTLMNIYSATAQTEKFKAMKAKVEELQAGN
- a CDS encoding ATP-dependent Clp protease ATP-binding subunit — its product is MDDNFSPRVKDVIAYSKEEALRLGHDFIGTEHLMLGLLRDGNGKAIDILNALDVDLNHLRRKVEILSPANPNITISSNEKKNLHLTRQAERALKTTFLEAKLFQSTSISTAHLLLCILRNENDPTTKLLNKLKIDYDNVKEQFKFMITNDDDYLDIPKSESFSDDEPNQEDESKENPFGQTTGKSTKKSKTPVLDNFGRDLTVMAEEGKLDPVVGREKEIQRVSQILSRRKKNNPLLIGEPGVGKSAIAEGLALRIVKRKVSRILFNKRVVTLDLASLVAGTKYRGQFEERMKAVMNELEKNDDIILFIDEIHTIVGAGGATGSLDASNMFKPALARGEIQCIGATTLDEYRQYIEKDGALERRFQKVIVEPTTVEETIEILNNIKGKYEEHHNVDYTDEAIEACVKLTNRYMTERFLPDKAIDALDEAGSRVHITNIEVPKQILELEQKLEEVKETKNTVVKKQKYEEAAKLRDDEKRLEKELAVAQEKWEEETKQHREIVTEDNVADVVSMMTGIPVNRIAQTEINKLAELPNLIKGKVIGQDEAVSKVVKAIQRNRAGLKDPNKPIGSFIFLGQTGVGKTQLAKVLARELFDSEEALVRIDMSEYMEKFAISRLIGAPPGYVGYEEGGQLTEKVRRKPYAVILLDEIEKAHPDVFNMLLQVLDDGYLTDSLGRKIDFRNTIIIMTSNIGARKLKDFGQGVGFGTSARSAQANDNTRSIIENALKKAFAPEFLNRIDDVMVFNALEKEDIGKIIDIELAHLIKRIKLIGYDLKLSKKAKDYIAEKGFDKDYGARPLKRAIQKYIEDALAEEIITSQLQAGDTIHMDLDTKLDELTIKIEKSESKTES
- the gyrA gene encoding DNA gyrase subunit A, whose amino-acid sequence is MEEGEKLIPINIEDEMKSAYIDYSMSVIVSRALPDVRDGLKPVHRRVLFGMHELGVRSNTAHKKSARIVGEVLGKYHPHGDTSVYDAMVRMAQEWSLRYMLVDGQGNFGSIDGDSPAAMRYTEARMKKISEEMLADIDKETVDHKLNFDDTLQEPTVLPTRIPGLLVNGASGIAVGMATNMPPHNLSEVIDGTIAYIENNDIEIDELIQHVKAPDFPTGGTIYGYDGVREAFKTGRGRIVIRGKARIEEVQGKESIIVTEIPYQVNKADMIKKTADLVNDKKIEGISLIRDESDRNGMRIVYVLKRDAIPNIVLNMLYKYTALQSSFSVNNIALVKGRPELLNLKQMIHYFVEHRHEVVVRRTKYELRKAEERAHILEGLIIASDNIDEVIALIRASSNADEAREKLIERFKLSEIQAKAIVEMRLRQLTGLEQDKLRSEYDELMKTIEDLKDILDKKDRRYEIIKEELQVIKDKYGDERRSQIEYAGGDLSIEDMIPDEQVVITISHAGYIKRTSLTEYKTQNRGGVGQKASTTRNEDFLEHLFVGTNHQYMLFFTQKGKCFWMRVYEIPEGSKTSKGRAIQNLINIEQDDKVMAFICTQDLKDEDYINSHYVIMATKKGQVKKTALEQYSRPRTNGINAITIKEDDELLEAKLTTGNSQVMLALKSGKAIRFEEEKTRPMGRNASGVRGIRLANDKDEVIGMIAIENPQEESVLVVSEKGYGKRSYIDDPEDGEAIYRITNRGGKGVKTISVTEKTGHLVAIKTVTDDDDLMIINRSGIAIRMAVADLRVMGRATQGVRLINLKGSDSIAAVAKVMKEDEEEIEDVASEIEDVNENGTTLDSNEEE